The DNA region AGGGGTTGTGAAACGGCGAGGGTATAACATCCGATGTCACCTGCCACGAAGGTTTTTTTCCTGCTCAGGATGTGAAAGATGCCCCGGTGCGGGCAGCCGACGCACATGACCGGCGGGCGTGTCGGAACATGGGGCAGGTGGTCCATCTCCCGGGACAGGGCGGCCCCTTCCATCCCGAGGGCCCTCTTAACCGTCCCCGCGTCGATCTCCCCGAACCTGGGGATGAGAGATTTGCCTTCGCACTCGATCCCCAGGAACCGTACCCACTCCTCCAGGTGCGGTTCGAGTTCCTCGACGATGACGATACGGTCACAGCCGGCCGCGAAATCCCTGATGAGCTTTTCCGGAAGGGGGAATACCAGGCCGAGCTTGAGGATCGATGCGCCAGGCACCGCTTCCTTGACATAGTTGTAGGAGATTCCCGAGGTGATGATCCCCAGTTCCCGGCTCCCCTTCTCCACCGTGTTGAAGGAACAGCTCTCCGCGTAACCGGCTATCAGGCCGATCTTTTTTTCGAGTTCACGGTGCTTGATCCTGGCGTTGGCGGGAACCATGACGTATTTTGAGGGGTCCTTGATCAGCCCCGGTTCGACGGGGCTCTTTTCCCCGGGTTGTTCAGAAAGCTCCACGAGAGACTTGCCGTGGGATATCCGGGTCGTGGTCCTGACGAAAAACGGGATGTCGAACCGCTCGCTCAAGGCGAAGGCCTCACGGGTATAATCCATGGCCTCCTGGCTGTCCGCGGGCTCGAGCATGGGGACCCGGGTAAATGACGCGTACCGCCTGTTGTCCTGCTCGTTCTGTGACGAATGAAGCTCGGGATCATCAGCGGTGATGATCACCATCCCTCCCCTTATACCGGTATAGGCCAGGGTAAAGATGGGATCGGCGGCCACGTTGACCCCCACGTGCTTCATGGCGGCGAGGGTCCGGTGCCCGGCATAGGAAACTCCGCTGGCCAGTTCCACTGCGATCTTCTCGTTGGGGGCCCAGAGTGCTTTCGTCAAGCCTGTCTTTGCGATGTTCTCAAAAATTTCCGTGCTGGGAGTGCCCGGGTATGCGGTGGCGAGGGAGATCCCCGCTTTGATGGCGCCTTTCGCGATCGCTTCGTTACCGGAGAGCAGAACGCGGCTCAAAGCGTTTCCTTGTCGATGACACCCAAAGTTGCCAGCTTCTTTACTGCCCGCAGGCCGAAAACCGAATCAGGGTATTCGGACAGGATCTCCCGGTAAAGGTTCACTGCGGCCTCCTTGTTGCCGGAGATCTCCTGGCACCTGGCGATATCGATCGCCAGCACGGCCTTCATGTCACCGCTGATCCGGTCCCTCAACTGGGAATAGACCCCGATGGCCTGGTTGTACTCCTCCATGGCCTCGTAGCTGCTGGCCAGCAGGTATGATCCGTTGACCTCGCTCACCAGATCCGGGTTCCTGGTTCGAAGCTCCTCGACTGCGGTGGCGGCCTCCGTATACCTTCCCAGCTTGTACAGCACGCTGGCCTTGTAAAGAGAGGCCGATTGACCCTGCGCCATGTCGGCGTACCCGGATGCCACCTCGTCGAACCCTTCCAGGAGCTGTCCGAGGTTCATCTTGTCCAGTTCGGGATCCTCGGAAGGTATCTGGTAGATCGTATTCTGGTATAAAACCAGCGCCATCGATAAAGCCTTGTTGGCAGCTTCCTCCCTCTCCGATCTCATCCACATGATGCCGAGGACCATGATGAGGATAAACAGTGCCGCGCCGGCAGTGTATACGATCGTGTTGACACGTTCCGTTAACCAGTTGGCCAGGGTTTTCTGGTCGGCGATGATCTCCTGGGGTGTAGGCCCCTGTTTGCCTGCCTTCCTGCGCTTGATGTAGCTCATTTTACCCCTCCGAAGTTGATTGAATCTAGGAGTCTGAGTGTGGTTCCCAGACAGACTCCTAGCCGGTGATCTCTTCGAGCAGTTTTTTTCCATTGTTAAAAACGTCGTCGATCTCATTGGCGACAATTCCCGCTCCCATGAGGACAGCCCGTGCATACTGAACGGTGACCAGGTCTCCAGGACCGTGGGCATCGGTCCCGAACAGGAGCCGCGCACCCGCCTGGAGCGCCATCCTGGCCACATGACCGTTGGCCGATGAGTGCCCTTTTCGGGCGGTGATCTCAAGGTGGACCCCGTTCTGAGCGGCCGCGGCGGCATCCTCTTCGGTCAACAAACCTGGATGGGCAAGGATATCGACATCCGGACACCGGACTGCCGCGGCGTTGGTGCCGGGTGCCACCGGTTCGGTGATCGTCTCACCGTGCACGATGACGAGACGGGCACCTGTTTCCCTGGCCCTCGCAGCCACACCGGGAATCCGGCCAGGCGGGACGTGGGTGATCTCCACCCCTGGGATAACGATGATCCCCATCTCGTCAGCCCAGGACGCGGCAGCCGTAACTGCCCTGCGAATCAGGTCCTCGAGGTTGGACTCGTCACCGTGGTCGGTGATACCGATGGCCCTGTAGCCGGCCGCCTGTGCCCGCCTTATGAGTTCAGAGGGAAGGAGAACTCCATCGCTGGCAAAGGTGTGGGTATGCAGGTCGATGATCATGATTTACGAGTTCCTGGCAGCGTGTCGGGAAACCGTGACACGCTGCGTAAAAGTTTGTCGGAAAAACGCTTATAATATTTTTTCTTAATATCAACCGATGATAAAGTAGTCGTTGAAGATGGTAAGTCACTGTTAACACATAGAATCGAATTTTCCTAAATATCACAAAGGGTTGGATGTTACAAGCGGAGCCCGAAATCCGCGTATTCAGTTGGCAGTAGCCAGATAAAGCTTCCACCCCATATCGGTCCAGGGCGGGATCTTAATATCATCTGCACTGATGTTTTTTCTGATCACTGATTACTGAATTACTGTTCCTCCGGTATCACACAGATGATGCTGGATTTGTTGATCGCAACAAAAGGAACCTTAAGCGGGGGGCGCTCCCTGGTCCGTATCTCCACCTGGGTGAGGTGTATAAACGGTTTTTCGTCGTTGAGAACGTCCGTTTCCCTCTGGTTGGCGCTCATCCTGTGTATAAAACCGGCGAACTCCCTTTGCTCTGTGACGACGAGGACCCTGGATCTGGTTCCTTCCATGGGATTCTGACTGCTATTCTCCACTTTTACACCCCCTTCATAAATTTTTCTTCTCTGTTAAACCCTGCTTGCCAGGCCGAAGCTTTATGCGAAGGCTGGTGGAGCGGCCTTAAACCGGCGGCACTGTGGTTAATCAGCCTTTGTCGCTCTTATCTGGACTGTCCTTTATCATCACGGCGCGGTTTCATTTAACCAACTGGTGAAAAGCCGGATCCCCTCTTCCATGGGGACCGTCGGGTCGTATCCCAACATGTTGCGCGCTTTTTCTATATCCGCATAGGTGACCGGTACATCACCGGGCTGATCGGGCCTGTGAACCTTTTCAACCGGACGACCGAGGTTTCCCTCGAGCATGGATATCATTTCTAAAAGCGCGACTGTTCTTGATTCACCAAGGTTGAAGATCTCATAGCC from bacterium includes:
- a CDS encoding thiamine pyrophosphate-dependent enzyme, producing MSRVLLSGNEAIAKGAIKAGISLATAYPGTPSTEIFENIAKTGLTKALWAPNEKIAVELASGVSYAGHRTLAAMKHVGVNVAADPIFTLAYTGIRGGMVIITADDPELHSSQNEQDNRRYASFTRVPMLEPADSQEAMDYTREAFALSERFDIPFFVRTTTRISHGKSLVELSEQPGEKSPVEPGLIKDPSKYVMVPANARIKHRELEKKIGLIAGYAESCSFNTVEKGSRELGIITSGISYNYVKEAVPGASILKLGLVFPLPEKLIRDFAAGCDRIVIVEELEPHLEEWVRFLGIECEGKSLIPRFGEIDAGTVKRALGMEGAALSREMDHLPHVPTRPPVMCVGCPHRGIFHILSRKKTFVAGDIGCYTLAVSQPLAAIHTTLCMGAGVNQAVGIEAVMPEEHGKVVAVIGDSTFLHSGMGGVLNMAFNNIPATILILDNYTTAMTGRQDHPGSGFDAGGNRTKQVDWKQLLGGLGIPEPRFVDAYDLDEIRTVLDEELHKDAPSVIVVQGACMLMTNRPVKREDPYCIDGEKCTDCGMCLRLGCPAIARKDASPDNKPVIDTGECTGCDLCFQVCKFDAVGRAK
- a CDS encoding histidinol phosphate phosphatase domain-containing protein, which codes for MIDLHTHTFASDGVLLPSELIRRAQAAGYRAIGITDHGDESNLEDLIRRAVTAAASWADEMGIIVIPGVEITHVPPGRIPGVAARARETGARLVIVHGETITEPVAPGTNAAAVRCPDVDILAHPGLLTEEDAAAAAQNGVHLEITARKGHSSANGHVARMALQAGARLLFGTDAHGPGDLVTVQYARAVLMGAGIVANEIDDVFNNGKKLLEEITG
- a CDS encoding tetratricopeptide repeat protein; the encoded protein is MSYIKRRKAGKQGPTPQEIIADQKTLANWLTERVNTIVYTAGAALFILIMVLGIMWMRSEREEAANKALSMALVLYQNTIYQIPSEDPELDKMNLGQLLEGFDEVASGYADMAQGQSASLYKASVLYKLGRYTEAATAVEELRTRNPDLVSEVNGSYLLASSYEAMEEYNQAIGVYSQLRDRISGDMKAVLAIDIARCQEISGNKEAAVNLYREILSEYPDSVFGLRAVKKLATLGVIDKETL